One Drosophila kikkawai strain 14028-0561.14 chromosome 3L, DkikHiC1v2, whole genome shotgun sequence genomic window carries:
- the LOC108083296 gene encoding myrosinase 1-like, with translation MWKPILPALLLIVSPVCLGTHVSQTRRFPNDFLWGVGSSSYQIEGGWNADDKDESIWDVLTHTHPEKIADQSNADISADSYHRWRRDVQMVKELHAGTYRFSLSWPRIMPGGYMNHVSTAGIKYYSNLIDELLRYNITPTVTIYHFELPQKLQELGGWTNPEIIPLFKDFARLVLEMYGDRVKIWTTINEPWHVCEHAYGLDYMAPSYNFPGIPAYLCGHNLLKAHAEVVHMYRDHFQKRQGGRIGISLDTSWPEPRNPDSAEDREASERAMQFYVGWFGHPIFSKHGNYPKVMIERIRNLSKEQDFGIRSRLPEFTTEEIHRIRGTADFFGINHYTSNLVTSNGHNNTGGFPVPSFNHDMGVVESQNEVDWPGSGSVWLRVYPKGMYNLLMWIHREYNSPEIIVTENGVSDRGGLEDYARVDYFNKYLSAVLDAIEDGVNISGYIAWSLMDSYEWKAGFSEKFGFYHVDFTSPQRTRTPKISARVFAQICKTNTIDWNYRPKLEQEQKLVVMAQHPAEEDQSRSSAAQEAISWSLMGALLLVLLR, from the exons ATGTGGAAACCTATATTGCCCGCCTTGCTGTTGATTGTCTCGCCAGT ATGCCTTGGCACACATGTGAGCCAGACACGCCGCTTCCCAAACGACTTTCTCTGGGGCGTTGGTTCCTCTTCCTACCAAATCGAAGGCGGTTGGAATGCCGACGATAAGGACGAGTCCATTTGGGACGTTCTCACCCACACACATCCCGAGAAAATAGCCGATCAGAGCAATGCAGATATATCCGCGGACAGCTATCATCGG TGGCGTCGCGATGTTCAAATGGTAAAGGAACTGCATGCAGGCACCTATCGTTTCTCACTGTCCTGGCCCCGTATCATGCCCGGTGGCTACATGAACCATGTGAGCACCGCTGGCATCAAATACTACTCCAACCTGATCGATGAACTCCTGCGTTATAATATCACACCCACGGTTACCATTTATCATTTTGAGCTGCCGCAAAAGCTGCAAGAGCTGGGCGGCTGGACCAATCCGGAGATCATTCCCCTGTTCAAAGACTTTGCCCGTTTAGTGCTGGAAATGTACGGTGACCGTGTGAAGATCTGGACCACTATCAACGAGCCCTGGCATGTTTGCGAGCATGCTTATGGATTGGACTATATGGCGCCATCGTACAACTTCCCTGGCATTCCAGCCTATCTATGTGGCCACAATCTGCTAAAGGCCCACGCCGAGGTGGTCCACATGTACCGGGATCACTTCCAGAAGCGTCAGGGCGGTCGCATTGGCATCAGCCTGGATACCTCGTGGCCGGAACCAAGGAATCCAGACTCGGCCGAAGATCGTGAAGCCTCCGAACGGGCCATGCAGTTCTATGTGGGTTGGTTCGGTCATCCGATCTTCTCCAAGCACGGCAACTATCCCAAGGTGATGATCGAGCGCATCCGTAACCTGAGCAAGGAGCAGGACTTTGGCATTCGCTCCAGGTTGCCGGAATTTACCACAGAGGAGATTCATCGCATCCGCGGCACAGCCGATTTCTTTGGCATTAACCATTATACCAGCAATCTGGTGACCTCGAATGGACACAATAATACTGGAGGGTTCCCGGTGCCATCGTTCAATCATGATATGGGCGTGGTGGAGAGTCAAAACGAGGTTGACTGGCCGGGATCAGGTTCGGTTTGGCTTAGG GTCTATCCCAAGGGAATGTACAATCTCCTGATGTGGATACACCGCGAGTACAATAGCCCCGAGATAATTGTTACTGAGAATGGAGTTAGTGATCGCGGTGGACTGGAGGATTATGCCCGCGTGGACTACTTTAATAAGTATCTCTCTGCAGTGCTGGATGCCATTGAGGATGGTGTTAATATCAGTGGCTACATTGCCTGGAGTCTGATGGACAGCTATGAGTGGAAGGCTGGCTTCTCGGAGAAGTTTGGCTTTTATCACGTAGACTTTACTTCGCCGCAGCGCACTAGGACCCCGAAAATCTCGGCGAGAGTCTTTGCCCAGATCTGCAAGACCAATACCATTGACTGGAACTATCGGCCCAAGCTCGAGCAAGAGCAGAAACTGGTGGTCATGGCCCAGCATCCTGCGGAGGAAGATCAAAGCAGATCGAGTGCAGCCCAAGAAGCCATCAGCTGGAGTCTAATGGGTGCTTTGCTACTGGTTCTTCTCCGATGA